The genomic stretch GGTTCTCAATGAATGGCAAGAGCTTCAACCCGACAACTCCGTCCTCACCGGCCGACAATCGTTCGCGCAGTCCCAACACGACCGAATCGTCGGGGGAGAGATACTCGATTCCCTGATGATCCATCGCGAATTCCCGGGAGAAGGTTACGGGTCCACGCTGGGTTTCGGCACCAGTCTCTGAGAGCGACGCTGGCAGGAAGACATCATACAGCTGGTTACCACGCTTCTCAAGGCGCCCACCGAAAGCTTCCAACCCCCGCTCGACAAAGGCCCGGATATCGGCTTCCGTCCCAAACACGTCGGCCGATTCATCCATTATATCCTGAATCCGCTCGCGACTCTCAGCGTCGAACGTGCTTGGATCGATCAGGCTACGGTCGTACCACTCAAGCAGAGTCTGCTCACGCTCTTCCATGAGCTCCTCTAACTCCGCCGCGGTCGCTTCGGGGGGCTCCTCGTTCTGGAGCGACCGCATGATCAGGTCGTCGATGTTGATGTCGTCAAGCATCCCCAGCACGTCTGCGGTCGACCCAACCTGGGAGCGAATATTCTCGACCTTGTCCTGCAACAACTCGAAAATCTCACCCTCTCGTGTCCCCTCGAACTGGAAGTTCCAGACCTTGACCTCCTTCTCCTGTCCATAGCGGTGGATTCGGCCGATCCGCTGTTCCAGGCGGTTGGGGTTCCAGGGGAGCTCGTAATTCACCATGATATGGCAGCTGTGCTGGAGGTCGATCCCCTCGCTGGCTGCATCAGTCGCAAACAAAAGCCGAGGCTCGCCGTGGTTGAACTGATCCTCGATCTGCTGTCGGTCGTCCTTATCGACGTCGCCGTGGATCACCAGAATCTCCTCCGCCCAGGGCTGGTCTGATACCTCCTCCAACAGGTAATCGAGGGTATCTCGGTATTCTGTAAACAGTAACAGCTTCTCGTTAGGGTTTTCTTCCAGCAATTGCTGGATGTAGCGCTTGACCTGCTGAGCTTTCGTGTCGACCGGAATCGATTCAGCCTGACTCACCAGGTCCTGGAGCATCTTGATTTCTGTCTGCAGGGCGTCATCGCCCTTCACCACTGTCAGGGTCTCCAGTTCCTGCTCGGCGGCCTCCCGATCGTTCTCCTCTAAGTCCTCGCCGTCGAGATACGCTTCTGCATCCTCGGATAGCTCCTGATTGGCGCCGCCTTCATCCAACAACCCCTGCAGGCGTCGACGCAGCGTTTCCCGAATCGCACCCACGCTGGAGACGAGGCGCTTCTGCATCAGTGCCATCGCAAAGCCCACAGCGGGCTCGTTGAGTTGCTCCGAGCGGTTGTACACCTCTTGAACATACGTCGTCACGCCCTCGTACAGTTGCTCCTCAGCGGGCGTCATCGACACCGTCATCGTCCGGACGTCTCGGTTGGGGAAGATCCGCTCGCCGTTGTCGTCGTAGATGGTCTGCTTACCTCGACGAATCATCATCTGCTCGACGGTCTCCCGACTCAACTCCTGGTCCTCGGCGACGAGGAGTGGGTCGAGATAGCTAATCAGCGACCGGAACCCCTGCCCTTTCCCGTCATGGGGCGTCGCACTTAGCAGCAACAGTGATTCGGAATTATGTGCCACGCGTTCGGCCATCTGTGAGGTGACGGAGGGACTGTCCCCACGCTGGGCGGCCTTGTGGGCCTCGTCGATGACGACGACGTCCCAGAAGGCCTCCTCTAAGGGGGGTTGAAACTCCTCCTGCCGGAGGAACGCCATGCTCGTGATCAGCTGGACGTCGTCCTGGTCCCAGATGTTGGCCGCGTCGCCCAACTGTCGGCGTTCGCCCTCGACCCACGCTCGGTCGGCGACGGTCAGGTCGATGTCGAAAAACCGGTCCATGTCCCGGACCCACTTCTTCTGGAGATGGGCCGGAACGACGAACAGCACGCTGTCGGCACGATTCCGTGCATGGAGCTCTTTCAGGATGAGTCCTGCCTCAATGGTCTTGCCCAGCCCGACGTCATCAGCGATGAGCGCCCGCTGTCGAAGCGACTCCATGACTTCGTTGACACAGGCAAGTTGGTACGGCTCCAGTCGGACCAGCGAGTTCGAAATCGAGAGCAGTTGGCCTTGTTCGTGGGCGATTGTTAGATTGAGTGCTTCCATCCGGAGGTCGAAGCGCTCGGCGTCGACGGCTTCATGAGCTGGGTGGAACTGCTCAAAGTTTTCTGTGAGGTCGTCCAGTTGGCTCCCGATCGGCGTGATCTCGACGTCGGCGACGGAGACCGTCTTGGCGCCGACACCCTCGATGTAGGCCCGGAGATATTCGATATCGCCGACGCTGTCGGTGCGGATTACTTCGGCCGGTTGGTCGTTGATCCGAACGCGGTCTCCTGGCTCGTACATCTGTTAGAGGACGTCGTCCTCGACGGTACGCGGGACGATATTCTGGTCGGCAAGCGGCGTGATGTTGATCGCGACGCCATGTTTGTGGTTCGGTCGGTAGCCAGCGGTCGTGATCTCTGAGAGAGCACGGTCGGCCCACTCATCGGAGATCTCGCTGGAGATTGCGCCACAGGAGTGAGCGATGTTCTCCCCGAGACCAATGTATTCGTCGACATCGCTCGCCAGCTGGGAGATGAGCCGCTCTCTTTCGGAGACGCCCGCACCGTCGAGGCTGGTCTGGTCGGCATTCTCGAGCTTGTCGAAGTAGTACGTCATGTAGAGGATCCCGTTGCTCGCGAAGTGCGAGCTGCCGAGCAGATCGTCAGCGAAGTAGTTGAACAGGTCGTACAAATGAGCCTCGACAGGCTCGCTTGTGTCCGCTGCGTAGGCCTCGAACGCCGTTTCGAGGTCCACGAGCGCGTCGATCCACTCCTCGCGTTGCTCGTTGACCTTCTCGTAGAAGTTCCCCGTGAATAACTCGCCTAAGTCGACATCCTCCATTTCCGCGAGCTCATCGACGACGTCGAGCCGCTGTTCGGTTCGCTCTCGGAACTCGGTGACACGCTCGGCGGCCTCGGCGGCCGTCTCCTGGTTGTCCTCAGAGAACTCACGGGGCGAAGGCTGTGCGAGGTCAGCCATGGCGTCCTCGAACTCCTGGATTTGGGTGAGCTCGTTGTCGTAGCGAGCGTACTCTTGTGCTGCTTCCGACTGTTCTGTGGTGGAGAGCGAGTCATTATTCCGCCGGCGGTTTGCGGCCCGGCGGCGATCACGGAGCGTATCTTTCCGTGGATCGAGGTAGTTGTTCTGCAACCGGTCGAATACTCCTGCATCCAGCTGGTGATAGTCAATCAGGCAGCCGAACCCTTGACTCTCGACGTCAGAGACGAGCCGCTCGGTGGTGAAGCGCCACAGGATCGGAGTTCTATCGAACTTCTTGACATGATAGTCGAAGAGATCCTCTTCGAGCCACGTCCGAAGATTGGGGTAGGCTTCTTCAGCGGCGCTCTGACTTCCGAGGATATCGTCTACTTCGGCAAGTCGGTCCTCAGCATGTTCGCCCCAAACTCGCGCAAACTCTGCCTCAATGTGGGCAAGAAGGTCTTCTTTTCCTTCGATCGAGGAGGTGGGAATTATGCCATCGTCGGATTCCTGGACTGCGCGAAGAGTGAAGTGCAGCAGCAGATCCTTGACTTGTTCAGGGAAGTCATCAGAGGGTTCGGTGATCGAGTCAGGGTCGTACTCCTCCTGCGTACGTGGATTCTCAATGGTTCGTAAGGCAATCTCCTGAAGAACCGTTTCACGCTGTTCGTCAGTAATGCCGAAGCAGTCGAAGACTGCCTCATCTATGCTGTTTGCACAGATCTGGAGGTTCTTTTCGACCCGTTCGAGGTGCTTTGCAGCAGCAGTTCCGGTTTGACGAAGTGACTCAGACGGAGAAGCTTTCTCAGCCGGTTCATCCAGCTCAAGGTCCTCACGTAGTTCACGGTGCGGGTGATCGTAGCTCCCCAGTGGATCGTCAACGCCGAGTGCGTCTAGTAAGAGGGGGCCGTTGTAGTGCGGTGAGACGAAGTCGTACTGCCGTTTGGAAATCAGATGACCTACTGCCTCGCGAGAAAGAGTACTGAGTTCGTCGAGTTCTTCCAGTTCCTCGCGCCAAGGGACCTTTGAGACGAACCCTACCTCCCACATTCGTTCGGAGGTCTGTGTGAGCATGAGGTAGGTGAAGAGGTGGCTATTCGTATATGAGAGCGCGTTCCAGATTGCTCGGTCGGGGACTAATACTGAACCCTTGTGACCAAATACAGAGGAGTCTGGTAGATAGCCAAAACGACGACCACTACGCTTAGCAACCGTGTATGTGAGAGATTCGTTAAAGTAATACTGTGTGTTACGTGGGTAGGATTTGGGATATCTAGAGACTTCAGTTCCGTCTTCTCCCCAGAGAAGGGTATTCTTCGTCCGAGGCAGAAGCCACGCGTCTGCACCACCTTTCGCAAAGGGGACCCAGTCAGATGAATTGTCTTCCCAGAATTGGTGCACGAAACGGGAGTCATCTGCGGTTGCAATTCCCTGCTTAATATCGCCAAGCGTTTCGCGTCCATCGATACCAGCATTATCCGCATCCAAGACAGTCTCTGATTGATATAGTTCTCTCAGGTCTTTTGGAACCCAGTAAGAGAGTGGAGTACCTGGTACCTTGTCGAACTCGGACAGGGATCGGTTATACAGCCTCTGGACATCACTTGCCAGAGTGTTGAAAGAGGTGGTGAGGAACTTCCCCTCTTTCTCAGCCTTTTCCACGTCCGGAAGACGAATGAATGTTCCAGACTGACCACTTTCTGCTTCAGACCGAACTACAGTCCCGACCGTTCCGACTGTTGCATTATCCAGGATATCGTAACCGAATTCGGAAAAGAAGTCGAAGGCTCCCCGCTCACCAACGAAATCCTCTCGGAAGTCTTGGAAGGACTTATTGAACATGAACGACCAGGGGACCAGCATCCCGGTTCGGCCGTCCGCTTTTGCAAGCCTATCGCAGACCTCGAAGAAGTTTATGTAGTATTCCGTCGTATACTCGTAGTTCTCCTCAACATACTCCTGAACGGCGTCGGGCATACGCCCTCCCGACCCATACGGCGGGTTCATCAATGCCGTATCGTACTCCTGGGTCAACACAACAAGCAGATTCAAGAAACTCCGTAGGTTCTGCTCGCCGAAGGAATCACTGGTCCGCTCCTCTACGGCCCGTCGAAGCGCTTTGAGGAACGAATTGAGTGACTGGTGATCGCCCTGCTGGAAGTCGCCCAGCTCACTCTGCGTCTTCGTCGAATCGAACACTTCCTCAAGCGTCCCACTCACGTCGAGCAGACTACCCAGTGCTTCCGTTTGGCGGAACGTCGCGATAATGTTGTTCAGTGCCTCACGCAGCTCACTTCCCTCGCCGGTTATCTTGTCGAGCACCGCTGCCCCCTCGTCGATCTCTGCAACCCGAGCATCAGCACAGACAATCCCGACGTTAGGCATTTCGAAGTTGCCGTCCTCTTCCTCAGCTCGCGTTCGGGCCTTTAGATAAAGGTTGAACGCTGAGAGCTGGCAGGACCGTAGATCGATGTCCACGCCATACAGATTATGCTCTAGCACCTTCGCCGGAATCTCCGCACGATCCAGATCCGTCTCTTCCCACCAAATCCGCTCGAGAATGTCGAAGGCATAGAGGAGGAAATGCCCGCTGCCACAGGCAGGGTCGATGACACGCAGTTCCCGTGGGTGATCAAACTCCGGAGCCTCTCCGGCCTCCTCATCGGGAATGAGGTACGTACAGAGCTCCGGAACGCTCGGAGAGTCCTCAGGGGTCACTAACCGCTCTTTGCGCTGCTCGGGCGACAACGATTCCGGCTCGGGAATCGCGTCCTCTTGCCCAGTCGATTCGAGATAGAGCTTGCCCAGCGAATTGTCGGTCAGCATCCGAACGACCCAGTGGGGCGTGTAGAACTGGTTCGCCGGCCCGACGTCCTCTGGATCAAGCGAGTTCTTGGCGTCGAGCGATTCGACAACCGGGCGGTTGTAGTATTCATACACCCAGCCCAGCACGTCATCAGCGCGCCACACTTCCGCGGGAATCTCGTCTAACTGCTCGACTGCATCCTCGAACAACCCGGCGTCGACATCCAACACCGAATAGGGTGAGTTCGTATCGAAGAGAATCTCGATCTCGTCATCAAACCGCTCACATGCTTGCTCATACGCCGTAATAACCGCCTCATCGGGTCCCAAATCAAATCGATTGGCAACCACCTGCTCGGCCGCGGGCGTCATTCCTGACTCCCCGATCTGGGTCACAGGCTGGTCGATGAAGCCACGAACCTCCAGACAGCGTAGCGCCGCGAGCCGATTGACGAACGTATAGCCAACGCCACTTAGATACTGCTCGTAGGCCCACTCCCAGGATTTGTCGCCGGGATTCTCCTGCTCCACAGCATCAACCAAATCCTCACGCACTGCTTGCTCCTCATCGGAAAGCCCCTCACCACCCTCTCGCTCAGACAGATCGTACTGCTGTTCGAGTTCGTATTCTACCTCACGCTCGACCAACGCGCGTAATTCCTCGACAACGTCCTCGAGATGTTCACGTTCTGCCTTGTCGAGTTGAGCTTTCCGGGAAGATGAATCGGACCCAGACACAATTGTATGCAAACTCCCCCCGAGCCTACATGAACCTTCGCATGGCAAGACGGCAGCCGATTGTCCATTGTCAAAGTGATTCAGGACAAGAACATCTAAGTGAACACCTCTCCCCTTACAGCGTATGCCAGACGGCCGGCCATCGGGGAATTTCGAGTTCGGCTCCCTGAACGGCCATTTCAGTCCGGACGAGACACATATCGGGCTCGTCGCAGCGAGCCTGGATTTGGAACAGACACGGGCCATCGTCGAACTGTATAACGAATGTGGAGATTGGGAGACGACCAACGACGAGTGGCTCGAACAACGAAAGGCGGGCCGGCTGACCGTCGAAGGCTCCCGACGCGCCTACAACGCGATCAAACCACGACTGCAGGAAGCCGGCGGGGGACTCCCACCGCTCAGTCAGCTCCCGGCGGTGCTGGATGCATGCCGGAAAGAACGGGACCAACACCAAGTCTTGTTCTGTTACCTCGTCGCCGAGGACGCCGTGGTCCGCTATGTCCTGCATGAGTACATCCAGCAACTCCAGCGAAAGAGCGTTAGCAGCCTTGATTTCTCCAACGAGCAGATTATCGCGTTTCTGGACCAGTTCCGCCATACAGACGGCTCGCCGCTGGATTTCTCCGACTCGACGAAAGACCGGTGGGGGACGAACTTCCGGAGCGCCCTGCGTTCAATCGGTGTGATCCAATCCAAACAGGGAACCGACGGCGACGTCCCCAACATCGGCGACGTCCCCCTTGAGACAGCGGCTTACTGGTCGTGGCAACAGTTGGACGATGAGTGGTTACAGAACCCGCTGGGATGGCGGTATCTCTTCCAACCACAACCGTTCTGGAGCCCCCAAAGCGACCGGCTCACCAAATCAACTCGGTGGAGCACCCATGAGTCCCATGGGCGTCTCTGGTACGAGCCGGTCGAGGACTTCTACGCGAAATTCGGGACAACAGCATGATCGACGACGAACACCTGTTTGACGACCCTGACCCGCAGTTCGAGGAATCGATCCGAATCGACCGGGACCTGGAAGTCGAGGACGACGCCGAGGAGCGGGAACTCCTCTACCAACGCTACCTCGACGACTATCACCTCACGGACGCAACCGTTGACTTCCTTGAGGACCTGTTCACCCACTTCAGGGAGGACACCCCCGACGCCGACGAGCGAAACCACTGGCTATATGGCTACTACGGCAGCGGGAAGAGCCACCTGCTTACTGCCCTGGACCTCCTGCTTGATACGCCACAGGTCGAAGCCCACGACGGTCAATCTGCCTGGGAGCGCTTCGACGACAAGCACGCCGAGCCCGAGCTCGGCGAGCAATGGCGCGGCCTCCATGACGACACAGTCATCGTCCCCCTGTCGATCAACCTACTCCAGTACCAGGGTGTTCGCGAACAGAGCTTCAGCGAAATCGTCCTACAGGAGGTATACAAACAACGCGAGCTCGGCGAACGCCTCGATGTCGCCTTCTTCGAAGAGGAGTTCCAGCGCACGGGCGGGCTGTTTGATACCCGTGATGTCTGGGACCAGCGCGAACAACTGCTGAACGATATCCTCGCTGGAGAAGGGGTGAACAATCCCGACTATGACTGGGACGCTGTTCGGCAGTACCAGATCCTCTCAGACATCGTCCTCCCGGACCTCACAGAACGAGCCACCGGGATGGTCGACAACCTTGCCGACATCCAGAACAAGAAGATCGGGCAAGAGCTCGCTGTCAAAAAGATCGAAGACTACCGCCAAGAGCTCGAAGCCCAGTACGACCGCCCGGTGAAAATCGCCCTCCTGATGGACGAGGTCACCCTGTTCATCGGTGGGAACTACCAGCGCCTCTCCGAACTCAACGCGCTTGCGGAGGGAATCAAGGACGTCGGCAATGGCAACATCATCTCAGTCGTAACAGCCCAATCGGAAATCGAGGACGTCCAACCTGGGCTCGCCGTCAAACAGCTCAACTTCGGGATTCTCAAAGACCGGTTCCCCCAGCAGTACGAACTCCCAAGCCGCCATGCCGGAGAGATCGTCCAACAGCGCCTTCTCGCCAAATCCGAGGAGGGCGCCCAATGGATCCAGAACAACGCCCTGACGGCGACAGTTGATCCGAAAATCATGCTGACCTATCGGGAGGTCACCCAGAACACGACCCCCGGGTTGGACGACATCGACGACGAGCAGTTCAGCCAGTACTACCCGCTGCTTCCCTACCAGCCGGCGCTGTTCATGGAAATCCTCTCGAACCTGCGAGAGCTGCTCCCCGACGCCACAAAATCGATCTTCTCAGGAACCGCCCGCGCGGTCCTCGCTTTGGTCGCTGGGCTACGGGCCGAATGGGCAAAGAAAGACGGCGACATGCCGGTCATCAGCCTGGTGGATTTCTACAACCTCGTCCAGTACGAGCTGAAAGACATCATTCAGGAAAAGACCGAGGTCATCGAGGATATCGGAAACGACCCGGAGACCGACGAATTCGACCTGCAAGTCGCCAAGGCAGTCCTCTTGCTGTCGTACGTCCCCGAGATGATTCCCCAAACAGACTCCAACATCGCGACGGCGATCATGGACGACCTGGAAGGGGAGATCCGCTCGAACGTCCAGCAGAGAGTCCGAACCTCATTGGAGGGAAGCCTCGAGAAGTACATCCGCCCGGACACCAGCACGGACGGCGCCGACCTCCGACTCACCGATCGTGAAGAGCAGCGCCTCATCTCCGATGCACGGGAGTACGAAACCGAGCCGGAGTGGGACGAGATCATCTCGTCGCTCGACAATCACCTCTGGGGAGAGATCGTCGCTGACCTGGGCCTCCCGACAGGGTATGACTGGGAAGCCGATGAGGACGACACCACCTATCCGGTCGGCTATGCATTCGATATCGACGGGACGGCTCTCGACACTGCCTACAGTGATAGTGAGTCCACCGTCTTTGACGTCGACGTCATTATTCGAGGACTGCGACCGGACGCTGAGGACGACAGCGTCGCCAAAGACAAACTCTACTGGGAACTCGAAGCGGAAGGAATCGACGAGCTCCGCTCGCAACTCACGGAGTGGTGGGCACTCGAAAAAGCAACGAGCAAAACGAACCCACCGGAATCGGTCGTTCGAGATCGAAGTGACGCAGCAAATCGCGTCAGGGAGAAACTCCAGGCAGCCCTCTCAAAGGGCGACTTCACCGTCCAAGCTGACGAGTTCACAACCATCGACAATGCGCTATCGGAGTACGTCTCCGAGACATATCCGGATTACTTCCACCCAGAACTCGCTCGGATTACCGAATCGCACCTGAACGAACTCAGCCAGATCGATGATGAAGATCCGCTCCCGGGATGGGCCAACACCATCGGCGTTCCGGAACAGTCGACCGGCGACATCGCAACCTTCGGCGATATCGCCTTCGAGGTGCGAAAGCTCATCGGAACCCAAATCCAAGACAGCGAGGACGGCGTCGACGTCGCCACGATTCTGGATCGGGCAATCGCCGACGAACCACTCTTCAGCGTGGAGACGCCCACCGGCGAAGATCCATCGCCAGCCCTCTTGGCCGTGCTGTGGGGGCTGTGTCGAGCGGGCGTGTTCAGACTCACGACCGTCGAAGGCGAACCAGTCGAACTCGACGCGCTCCTCAGCCCGCGTCAACACACGAATCTGACGCTATCGACGGTTCCGGTGGGAGAGCGAGCGAAGGAC from Halobacterium jilantaiense encodes the following:
- the pglX gene encoding BREX-5 system adenine-specific DNA-methyltransferase PglX; this translates as MSGSDSSSRKAQLDKAEREHLEDVVEELRALVEREVEYELEQQYDLSEREGGEGLSDEEQAVREDLVDAVEQENPGDKSWEWAYEQYLSGVGYTFVNRLAALRCLEVRGFIDQPVTQIGESGMTPAAEQVVANRFDLGPDEAVITAYEQACERFDDEIEILFDTNSPYSVLDVDAGLFEDAVEQLDEIPAEVWRADDVLGWVYEYYNRPVVESLDAKNSLDPEDVGPANQFYTPHWVVRMLTDNSLGKLYLESTGQEDAIPEPESLSPEQRKERLVTPEDSPSVPELCTYLIPDEEAGEAPEFDHPRELRVIDPACGSGHFLLYAFDILERIWWEETDLDRAEIPAKVLEHNLYGVDIDLRSCQLSAFNLYLKARTRAEEEDGNFEMPNVGIVCADARVAEIDEGAAVLDKITGEGSELREALNNIIATFRQTEALGSLLDVSGTLEEVFDSTKTQSELGDFQQGDHQSLNSFLKALRRAVEERTSDSFGEQNLRSFLNLLVVLTQEYDTALMNPPYGSGGRMPDAVQEYVEENYEYTTEYYINFFEVCDRLAKADGRTGMLVPWSFMFNKSFQDFREDFVGERGAFDFFSEFGYDILDNATVGTVGTVVRSEAESGQSGTFIRLPDVEKAEKEGKFLTTSFNTLASDVQRLYNRSLSEFDKVPGTPLSYWVPKDLRELYQSETVLDADNAGIDGRETLGDIKQGIATADDSRFVHQFWEDNSSDWVPFAKGGADAWLLPRTKNTLLWGEDGTEVSRYPKSYPRNTQYYFNESLTYTVAKRSGRRFGYLPDSSVFGHKGSVLVPDRAIWNALSYTNSHLFTYLMLTQTSERMWEVGFVSKVPWREELEELDELSTLSREAVGHLISKRQYDFVSPHYNGPLLLDALGVDDPLGSYDHPHRELREDLELDEPAEKASPSESLRQTGTAAAKHLERVEKNLQICANSIDEAVFDCFGITDEQRETVLQEIALRTIENPRTQEEYDPDSITEPSDDFPEQVKDLLLHFTLRAVQESDDGIIPTSSIEGKEDLLAHIEAEFARVWGEHAEDRLAEVDDILGSQSAAEEAYPNLRTWLEEDLFDYHVKKFDRTPILWRFTTERLVSDVESQGFGCLIDYHQLDAGVFDRLQNNYLDPRKDTLRDRRRAANRRRNNDSLSTTEQSEAAQEYARYDNELTQIQEFEDAMADLAQPSPREFSEDNQETAAEAAERVTEFRERTEQRLDVVDELAEMEDVDLGELFTGNFYEKVNEQREEWIDALVDLETAFEAYAADTSEPVEAHLYDLFNYFADDLLGSSHFASNGILYMTYYFDKLENADQTSLDGAGVSERERLISQLASDVDEYIGLGENIAHSCGAISSEISDEWADRALSEITTAGYRPNHKHGVAINITPLADQNIVPRTVEDDVL
- a CDS encoding BrxA family protein; this encodes MPDGRPSGNFEFGSLNGHFSPDETHIGLVAASLDLEQTRAIVELYNECGDWETTNDEWLEQRKAGRLTVEGSRRAYNAIKPRLQEAGGGLPPLSQLPAVLDACRKERDQHQVLFCYLVAEDAVVRYVLHEYIQQLQRKSVSSLDFSNEQIIAFLDQFRHTDGSPLDFSDSTKDRWGTNFRSALRSIGVIQSKQGTDGDVPNIGDVPLETAAYWSWQQLDDEWLQNPLGWRYLFQPQPFWSPQSDRLTKSTRWSTHESHGRLWYEPVEDFYAKFGTTA
- a CDS encoding helicase-related protein → MYEPGDRVRINDQPAEVIRTDSVGDIEYLRAYIEGVGAKTVSVADVEITPIGSQLDDLTENFEQFHPAHEAVDAERFDLRMEALNLTIAHEQGQLLSISNSLVRLEPYQLACVNEVMESLRQRALIADDVGLGKTIEAGLILKELHARNRADSVLFVVPAHLQKKWVRDMDRFFDIDLTVADRAWVEGERRQLGDAANIWDQDDVQLITSMAFLRQEEFQPPLEEAFWDVVVIDEAHKAAQRGDSPSVTSQMAERVAHNSESLLLLSATPHDGKGQGFRSLISYLDPLLVAEDQELSRETVEQMMIRRGKQTIYDDNGERIFPNRDVRTMTVSMTPAEEQLYEGVTTYVQEVYNRSEQLNEPAVGFAMALMQKRLVSSVGAIRETLRRRLQGLLDEGGANQELSEDAEAYLDGEDLEENDREAAEQELETLTVVKGDDALQTEIKMLQDLVSQAESIPVDTKAQQVKRYIQQLLEENPNEKLLLFTEYRDTLDYLLEEVSDQPWAEEILVIHGDVDKDDRQQIEDQFNHGEPRLLFATDAASEGIDLQHSCHIMVNYELPWNPNRLEQRIGRIHRYGQEKEVKVWNFQFEGTREGEIFELLQDKVENIRSQVGSTADVLGMLDDINIDDLIMRSLQNEEPPEATAAELEELMEEREQTLLEWYDRSLIDPSTFDAESRERIQDIMDESADVFGTEADIRAFVERGLEAFGGRLEKRGNQLYDVFLPASLSETGAETQRGPVTFSREFAMDHQGIEYLSPDDSVVLGLRERLSAGEDGVVGLKLLPFIEN